The Cuculus canorus isolate bCucCan1 chromosome 5, bCucCan1.pri, whole genome shotgun sequence DNA segment CCGCCGACCCATCCGTGCACGGAGAGGGCGTGGCTTCTCCTACGTCAGGGGCGGGTGGGAGTTCTGGGTGCCTCGAGGGCCGCGGCGAGCGCTGATTGGCTACGCCCGCTGGCCGGCGCGTGCGTGCGTACGTAGGCGCGTGCGTGCGTGCGTACGTTAGGGCCACGCCCACCGCACCGGTTGCCACGTCTGTGAGGAGACGTTGAGGGCGCAGCGTGTGAGGGTGAGCCCGGCGAGGGGGGAGTGGGGGCATCCcactgaggggctgggggtgagggACACCCTCCACAAGGAGCTGGGGGTGTGGGGACCCCTATTGAGGGCCTGAGTGTGAGGGAACCCCCACAAGGGACTGGGTTGAGGGGGCCCCACTGAAGGAGTGGTTCTGGGGTGAGAGGACCCCACTGAGAGGTTGTGTGAGGGTTGAGAGCTGGGACCCCCGTCCCTCTAGGagatgggggtgaggggacccCACTGAGGGGTGAGAGCCCCCTCTCCCGGGGGTCTAGGTGTGAGGGGACCCCACTGAGGGACTGGGTTGAGGGGGTCCTactgaggggctgggggtgagggaaccacctcgaatcctgtgttcagttctggacccctcaccacaagaaggatgttgaggctctggagcgtgtccagagaagagcagcgaagctggtgaggggctggagaacaagtcttacgaggagcggctgagagagctgaggttgtttagcctggagaagaggaggctgaggggagaccttattactctctacaactacctgaaaggaagttgtggagaggagggagctgggctcttctcccaagtgacaggggacaggacaagggggaatggcctgaagctccgccaggggaggttcaggttggatatcagaaaaaaattcttcacagaaagagttactgggcactggcagaggctgcccaggaggtggtcgagtcgccttccctggaggtgtttaaggagcgggtggatgaagtgcttagggacatggtttaagggagtgttaggaatggttggactcgatgatccagtgggtcctttccaacctggtgattctgtgaagccCCACAAGGGGCTGAGTGTGAAGAGACCCCACTGAGGGTCTGGTTATGGGGTGAGGGAACCACAACCTTGAGAGGTTGTGTGGGGGGTGAGGGCTGAGAGTCCTCTCCCCCAGAGGACTGGGGGTAAGAGGACCCCAGTGAGGGGCTGGGTTGAAGGGGCCCCGAGGGCATGTGTGAGTGgactgggggtgaggggaccccaaagaGGTGTGAGGGGCGGGGGTCCACCCTAAGGGTCTGCTTCAGCTTGAGGGGGCTTTGGGGAACCTTGTGGGATTAAGTGTGGTGCTGCTTCACGTGAGGATTTCCATGCAGGGCTGTCTCGGGCTCCTTGGGGCAGAGATGGGCTCTGCTGCCTGATCTGTGTCTGCAGACGGCTGGGGGCTGGCCAAGCACCCCTTGACTGTCCTCTTTGGTTGGGGGGACTCCAGGCAGGCCATACtatgctccctccctgctgccatcaTGTAGCAgagtggagggagaaggggtGGGTGAGAGGGGCTGAACATGTCCCGGGGTGCTGGTGTGGCCCCATCCCACTGCCAGCACAGGGAGACTTCAGTGGTTTTGGTGTCAGCTCAGTAGAACTGGAGGGAAAACCAGCATCTGTCAAGCTCTTCCTCACCATACAGTGATATTCCTGATAATTGTGTGATTCATTTCTATTCCTGTCATACTCCTGACTCCGGAAAGTGCATGAAGCTTCAAACTTTTTCCTGGTCCAACTGTGGCAGATGTAGTTTGAAAAATAACTCTTAGTTTGtcactttatttaaaacaaaaaaacaactctaaacccccaaaaaaccctaaCTGCTTGAAAAGCATCtcaatttctgtttccttcatgTGCTTTTCTCCTGCACTGTGTGCTTTGTGCTCTATAACCCTGAGCTGAAGCTCATTAGATTTGGTTCATTCTGTACAGGGTGCTGTTTGGATGTTGTCATGAACgcttatagaatcatggaatggtttgagttgaaagggaccttaaagcccatccaattccattcccctgccatgggcagagacacctcccactggattgggATGGGAGTTCTGGAAAGGCTTTGTAACAGGAGGGGATTAACAGCAACATTGAAATAATTGAGATCTAGGAATGGAGGTGCCAAATGTATTACTGGAACCAGTTTTGCTTAGCAGTGACGTAATGAATATGATAGCAATGGGCTTCCAGTGCCTGGCGTATTTTGGGGTCACTAAAGCACAGGAGTAGAACTGGGAAGACCTGGATTTGTTCTATGGCTTTCTCATCCATTGTAATGGCTTTTTTTGcgcttcattttttttttcaattttctttgcactgctctttcattttgaaaattcatgTGGGATGAAGACTTGTGTTGTTCTTTAATATAATTgccagtttgttttttttttttacttttatgtgCAAGACTGAGATGAGAATGGGGATTTTACTGttcctccaggaaagctgaggggagggggaggcacttgatcagggagtgcagggacaggatgagggggaatggtgtTAAtatgaaagagggaagattgagatgagatcttgggaagaaatattttcctgtgagagtggtgaggccctagcccaggctgcccagagcagtgttggcggccctgtccctggaggtgttcaaggccaggttggatggggcttggaggaacctgatccagtgggacgtgtccctgcccatggcagggttgtTTGGcttagatgatctttaaggtcccttccatcccaaaccattctatgatttaaaacCCAGTGTATACCAGCAGGTGGCACAAAAGAAGATTTTGtggttggttttgtgtttttcctttttaagaagCTTTTCTTCATCTAGGTTTCCAGAGCCCCCTTCTGTTTTGAGACTCACGCGCTGCAGGTGACACTGAGAGCCCTTATAGCCAGCACCCTCTGGACTTTCACTGGACATCTTAACAGGTCTgtaagatgttttattttgagaacTGTTCATCTGCTGTATcctttatcatagaatcatttgtcAGCCTTggagatcgagtccaactgtacctgtccgctactaaaccagatccctgagcaccttatctgcccatcttttagACACCTCTAGGGGTGGGCACTCCACcttctccctgggcagcctctgccagggcctgagaacgcttttcatgaaaacatttttcctaatatccaatctaaacttcccctggcacaacctgaagccacttcctctcatcctgttgcctgcaaactttggagaagagatcagtacccacctccctacaacctcctttcaggcagttgtagacagtgatgaggtctcccctcagccttcttttctccaggctgaacaacttcagccgcctctcataaggcgtgttctccagccccttccccagctttcttcccttctctggacatgctccagcccatCAATGTCCTTTGTggaatgaggggcccaaaactgaacccagaatttgaggtgcagcctcactgatgtccaggggcacaatcccttccctgctcctgctggccacaccatttctgatccaagccaagatgccattggcgcttttggccacctggaccactgttgactcatgttcagctgctatcaccagcacccccaggtccttctctgccaggcagctttccagccgctcttaCCTAAGCCTGGtgcgctgcatggggttgcaGCTAAGTTAGTTTGGAGATGTATAAAGAACTTGGCAGAAGTTCCCATAATGTTCTCTGTTCATACTAGAAACCCAGCCTGGTATTCCACACGCGGCACAGTAAGACATAATTTTCCTATCTCTAGCGATTAGGAAGATAGATCCCTTTGCTTCCTGCTATCTATAATTCGAAATAATACCCGGTTCCCAAATCCCTCTTTAATCATTAACTGGTGTCTCGCCGGCATCTAGGCAGTGCTGTGTTTTACTTGTTAATGGACAGTGAGGTGCTGGCGTTGGATTGTTGTAAATATACAGAGCAAACATGACTGCGGGATGGGCAGTAGGTGTGTGTGCCGGCGGTGACGCCAGCTGTGATTTCATGTGTGTGTCACACCTCTTGGCTGAGATACTAAATGTTTATGCGATGAAACTGGTTGAAAAATGCATGCTGTTCCTGCCACTGGTTTTAAATGGAACACAAATGCAAATGGTCTTCTCTGTAGTGGGTTAAGAGTACGGTTGGGAGGTGTTGTGAGTGCGAGAAGTTTGCAAgatgctttccttttcagagGGCTACACGGGAGAAATATCATGGTCAATGTTTTATCTTTTGGGtctttttccaagaaaaaactTCCCAGATGAACATAGCAGTGCCACAGGTGTTGACTTTAGATAACGTTTGTGGTGTCTGTGTGTATGCTCTTGGTTTAacccagcagcccagccccaggAAGGCTGAGTGGCTTCCATTGTGGATAAAGTAGGTGGGGGTTCTGGTTTCATTCACTTGTCTTTATGTCCTTGAGGAACATCACATGGCAGgatccctggagatgttcaaggccaggttggatggggcctggagcaatctgatccagtgggaggtgttcctgcctgcggcagggggttggaactagatgggctttaacgtcccttccaacccaaaccactctgtgattctctgatatAACCAGGGGAAACAGCATGtttagagaggaaaacaggagCAAACCAAACTGTTCTTCTGTTCCAGaacagctgctgcagccatGATGCCTGTTGCAACTGTGATGCCTGAGAACACACCGATGTTTGACCCAACTATTCTGCATGAACTGGACTGGAGTGAGAACAAGACAATGTTTTCTCCTGCTATTTCTCCTTTGGATCCAGGAGATGGCCTCGTTTTGAGACCGCTTTGCACGGCTGATTTAAATCGAGGTAGAATCCTGTTTAATGATAGTGACAAATGAAAGCTGAACTAGCTAATACGTATTGCTGCATGATCTCTTAATAGATTAGGAGGGCTCATTTTAGCTGatctgtgttatttttatcaGGAAGGAATCTGAGCACCAAAGATTGAGGCTGCATTGGGTGACCCTCAGGATGGGTTTTACTGTGGTGGGTGACACTCAAGATTGGGTTTTACTGTGTTGGGTGACCCTCAGGATTGGTTTTACTTCAAAAGCAGTCTTAAAATTCAAGTCTAATCTTCCAAATAATCCATGGTTTCCTGTTCACCACAGCTTGAGAGGGGAAGCACTGGTCATCCTGTTCCCCTTTCATGTCGAAGCAGCGTGAACCAGCACGTTCTTCTTACAGCACAAAGACTTCTTCAGTTCTGTAACCTGGACAAAAAGGCTGTTCTGAACAAATGGCTTTAATATCACAGAATCTCAgactttctgattttcttgctTGCATGTTTGCCCCTTGAGCTGCAGTCACTGCTGATGCATTGCTCAGGGCAAGAGTTTAAGGTTACAGAATACACGGTGCATAGGCTTTTACTTACAGCCCAACTGGATGGTGCCAGGGGATGTTAGCTCTCCAGACAGCTGTGTTGGGTTCCTCTGTGCTATTTGGAGCTGATTGTGTGTCTGTCTCTCACTGAGGGTCggtttttcccttcttttgtaACAGGCTTTTTTAAGGTTCTGGGTCAGCTGACTGAAACCGGAGTTGCAAGCCTGGAGCAGTTTATCAGTGAGTATATCATTATTTCTTGGCATTTCCATAGAGATTGCTGGGAACCAGAGGATACGGATGCCAGCAGCAAATCTGCTTGGATGTGAGGCTCCCGAGTGCCTTATGCCAGAAGGGTTTTTATTAACTCAGGTCCCCTGAGGCAGCCTTTGGCACTCACCGTTGGATCCTGTTGCAGCTATCCCAAAGGGCTCCTCGGCTGGGACAGCCCGAAATGGTAACGGGCTTTTGGGACCTGGCTTTAGGTACCTGACAGAAAGGGTGAGGGCTTGTTCTGACTGAATTATTGCAGTGCTGGCAGCGAGGCAGAGGCTTGGCTTTGATCATAGCTTAACAGGATCCTGAGCTCGCTTTCCTGGTTTGACCGAGGTGTGAGGAGAACTTGCAGGCATCACTGCGTTCATCACGGTGCCCATCTGGAGTGTTCCTTTGGCAGCTaaggaaaagacatttgtttAATCCTGCTTTTTCTGGGTTAGTCTGGGGCCTTCTGGTTCTGGTGTCCTGGGTGCACCTTCCTCGTGATTCCGAACCCTGCAGTGTCTGTCAGAAGGGTTAGACTTCACAGCAGCTTAATCTGAGATTAACGGTGACTGATCTGCTGTCTGCCTGCTTCTACAGAAACCTTTGAGCATATGAAGAGATCGGGAGATTACTACGTTACCGTTGTAGAGGACACGAATCTTGGACAGATTGTTGCTACAGCAACACTGGTGATAGAACACAAGTTCACTCACTCCTGTGCAAAGGTACTTTCTCTTGCTGCAGCCGTAAAGTGAGGGAAGAGATGCTGTCCCCGGGCTCCATGTGTTATGGTGTCATTGTTAATAGTTTTACCATGTGATGATGTGACAAAGGTGCTTTTGAAATATCTCCCATCCTTGGGTGCTCAGctaaacaggaaaaggaagttttggcttttcttaaggaaaaggAGTGATATCtgtccccttctcccttccagtGAGCCTTTGAACCAGTCAGACTCTGCTCTGACAGAGCAGATGGCTGAGGATCTTGCTTCACTGCAGTCTCAGCCAGAGATGTGAAGGAAGGGCGACATATCCCTCAGGGAAAGGCCACAGGGAGCACAATTCCTGCTGCGTGCTGGAAGGGGCATTCTGGGCACATTGACCACCGGAGGAGTGGTATCCAAACGGGCAGAAGGAAATCCAAGTGTGAAATTCAGCGTGGTAGGGAAACTAACACAGTGGTGTTCCATTCGACTGACTCTTGTTTGTGTTACCGCAGAGAGGGAGGATAGAAGATGTCGTAGTGAGCAGGGAGTGTCGAGGGAAGCAGCTTGGTAAACTGTAAGTATTTTGCCACTGTTGCCACTCACAGCAAGCCCTCACCCGGCTGGTTTCTGTCCCCACACCTCCCCACACTGATGGCTGTGAGGAAACACACTGACAAGAGCCCGGGAGAGCAGTGATGGAGCTCAGCGGGTTAGGGCGTAACGCGAGTTGAGGTGCTTACAGCTGGCAGTAAATTGTCTGAAAGATGCCAGTACgtcattcttttttcttgggATAGCAGCTGTACTGTGTAGTCAAGGAAAAAGCGGAGTGCTTTCATACTTCAGTCCTGTAGATCTGATAGATTGagttaattaaattttaattgatTTGGTGTTtaggccagcagggccagggaggggattcttcccctctgcccctctctcctgagaccccacctggagtcctgtgtccagttctgtaatgcCCAGCATACAAtgaatatggaactgttggaaaaggtccagaggaggccatgaaggtgatctgagggctggagcacctctgctctgaggacaggctgagagagttggggttgttcaccctggagaagagaaggctctgaggggagaccttagagcagcttccagttctgaaaagggctccaggaaagctggggaggggctcttgatcagggagtgcagggacaggacatgggggaaCGGTGTAACgctgaaaggggagattgagatgaggtcttggggagaaatgttttcttgtgtgggtggtgaggccctggcccaggttgcccagagaagtggtggctggaggtgttcaaggccaggttggatggggctttggaggaacctgatcttgtgggaggtatccctgcctgtggcaggaagttggaactggatgggctttaaggtcccttccaacccaaaccacttaATGATTTAACCATTGGGTTTCTGTCTCTTTCAGATTAATGTCCACCCTTACCTTGCTAAGTAAGAGACTGAACTGTTACAAAATCACACTTGAGTGTCTGCCAAAAAATGTGGATTTCTACAAGAAGTTTGGTTATTCAGTATCGGAAGAAAACTACATGTTTCAACGGTTCTTTAATTAAGAACTTCTAGTCCTTTTATTAAAGACTGTTGGTGGAGGAGCTCGTGCTACAAACATTCTCTTTGTGGAAAATTGATATAGTTTATCACTGCAAATATAACGATCCCTATTGATAACAAACATGTAAGtcctggaaaaaaagctttagtgACATTCTAGAAGGGTCCTTTGGGTCGGGAAATGAGCGCTTGGAACTAATTTTTACTACTGTTTGGTCTCAGTGAAGCTTTTCCATTCCAGCTGGGTTACAAAGGACCCTTGTTACAGGGATGGTTTTTAACCAAAGgtatatatttttatctcaaaTCTTTTCTCGCATTGTATTTTTCTAAAGGGTTTGCGCTTCTTTTCTCGGTAGCCAAGGTATGGCTCATGGGCTTGTCCTCCGGTCTGTGCTTAAGGAAGGATGATGTAGCTTGGGTAGGGATGCTTCTCCCATGTGGAATTAGGAATTGAGAACGAGAGtttgttctgttctttcctcATGGAAGCACTGTTGATGTTTGTGTGCCTAACATTTTATAGGCACCGTTTTCCAAAACGGGATTTGTTACTGCTTGTGTGGGTAGGGGAGAATCCCTGTGGGCTCTCCTAAAGCCGATATTCCAAGTCCCTAAAAATGGATGTGTATTTCTTACTGCAGGGCTCCTGCACTTTAGCTGATAACTTTGTTTTCAGGATAATGACTTGGTTTCTGACCAACTAACCCGATGGCTTACAACGGGGCAGAGTTAACTGGGAAACTGGAATGTCTGACAGATGGAATACGCCCAACTGTAGTGGGGCTTCGGCTGACACTCAGTGGGAATGTGATTTGGGATGGGCAGTTTGTGCCTGTTACCCATGAGGTACAATCCAGACTGGTGTAAGACTGGATAGACGTTAGCACTTTTGCCAACAACGGCAAGCGAATCATGTCCAAAGCCCTGGTCTCTACAGCGGCGTTTGGTGTGAAGCGCAACAAACCCTATGTCTGCAAACGGGGCATTATAAACGCGTGGAGGTTTGTACAGAACAGCCAGCCAGGCGTCTTCACAGGCAGCTAGGCCTGACTGTGTCCTCTCCTTGTGGTGTGGAGAGCCCCTTTCAGCCACAGCGGGGGCTCCCTGTCACGTTCCTGATGGTACTCCCCTCGCTGTAGCATCTCCTTGGTCACGTCTGCTTTatttattgattattttttaagaaaaacctTTGTTTAAGCTGAATAAATGAAGACTGACATGTGCCTACTCTGCTTTTTGTCCTGTGCTGTCGTGCCTTGCAGTGGGTAGCATGAGTATGGGCATACCTGTTGTATTtcacctttgttttcctttcctagaCTGGAACAAACAATTTGAGATTTGGGATTGATTTAAGCAGGTGTCTGACACTGTGCATCTTTGCGAAGGTGATGAAGCAGGTGTGCTAAAAGACATTGTCACCTCGTTCTGGGGACAGCACCTGTGCCTGCAGGCACAAACCACAACCTGAGTGCTGATAAATATTCTCACTGATGAGACAGAGACCGAGGGAaccctcagcgagtttgcaggtgacaccaacctgagtggtgcagttgtcatgcCAGAtggatgggatgtcatccagagggacctggaaaagtgggactgtgtgaacctcatgaggttcaacaaggccaagtgcaaggacTTCCACCTGTGTCGGGGCAATTCCCACTTTCAGTACAGGaggagggatgatgtgattgagagcagccctattgaggatttgggggtgctggtggatgagaagctcgacatgagccggcaacgtgcgcttgcagcccagaaggacaattgcatcctgggctgcatcaaaagcagcgtggccagcaggacgagggaggggactctgcccctctctcatgagaccctaACTCAAGCCCTGTGtttagttctggaatcccaaacataagaatgatatggaactgttggaacaggtccagaggaggccacagagatgatcggagagctggagctgagatagttggggttgtttagcctggagaagagaaggttccagggagaccttagagcagcttccagtactgaaaggggctccaggaaagctggggaggggctctggatcagggagtgcagggatgaggaggaggggtaatggttttaagctgaaaggggagattgggatgagagattaggaagaaatgttttgcagtgagggtggggaggccctggcccaggctgcccagagcagcggtggctgccccatccctggaggggttccaggccaggctggatggggcttggagcaatctgatccagtgggaggtgtccctggtttgactttaaggtccctcccacctcaaaccatttcatgattccaAGCACTGCTCCTGCAGCCAAACAGCCCAACTGCCTACAAACACCGCCGAGAGCTCAGGGccacagagaaagcaagagCAGGGCTGAGTAGGAGACCCATGTGTctcagagccaggcaggaggTTCTTAACCGCATTCTACTCAGCAGCTGCTTGTGCTccaactgcagcagcaccaaGCACCCCCTTTTCCTGGGGATGTTCCCCACAGGAGAAGGTAGGGCTTTCtcccagctgtgctctgctAAGCGAACCTATCAGCGGCTCAAGCCCCACCTTGCTACAAAACCAGCCACTGGTTTATGCTGGCCCCAAATGACTGAGGTGGACTTCCCTGCCTTGcatagttttaattttcttctgaatttccACTAATTTAAAGTGGATTATTTGAAGGCAGAGGTACTTACACCATCTAAATAGCTCCAGGTCCTTGTTAAGAGCTAATGAGAAAAGTGCTACAAGTGAGGCACAGGTGATTGTGTGCCCAGCTGAGATCATTGTCAAACAAAGGAACTGGGGTGAAAGCTGGGGTTTGTGGTTGCATGACAACGTCTCTGCTGGGCAGAATCCAGCTCCTCCAGTCCCTTCAGCTTTGAAGAGCTCTTTGTTCTGTGCCAGAGGTGACATTCCCAGCCTTGGCAGGCCGCCACCCCTATGGcaacagcagctgtgggagAGGATCGGGTCTGGCCACTGCTGCTTGGCTGTCGGGAGTCCCTCTAAGGAAAACAGgcttagagtcatagaatggtttggttggaaaagacctttgagttcatcaagtccaactgtacctgtccactactaaaccagatccctgagcacctcatccacccatcttttaatcACCTCCAGGAACAtggactccaccacctccctgggcagcctctgccagggcctgagaaccctttctgtgaagaaaattttcctgatgtccagtctgaacctgccccaGCGCAGCTTGAGTCCGTTTCCTCTTATCCcttcccttgttacttgggagaagagcccagcatccacctcatcacaacctcctttcaggcagttgtagacagtgataaggtctcccctcactcccctcttctccaggctaaacaacccctgGTCCCTCAACCGCCTCTCCTAAagtttgttctccagccctttccccagcttGGACCCTACAGGCTGGTTCAGTTTGTTACAATCAACCTCTGCGTAATTTAAGCAACTTTTTAATGCTAGCTAAAAGAATTGGGTCTTGACACGTAAAATCAGTCACTGCCCTCTGCATTAATTTAGCATGACTAATTAAGTAATTAATCAGTGCTCTGTTAAACTTTAACTCGCATCAAACAAGTAGAGATTTTTAGAGCAGTATTTTCTCTTAGTTTGGTCTCAGTGTCAGGCTCCAAATAATTCAGCGTATGATTAAGGTTTCATAACAAGGTAAAGAGCTAACActgacctgatccagtgggaggtgtccctgcccatggaaagggggttggaattagatgggctttgaggtcccttccaagccaaaccattccatgaatctatgaATCAACCAGTGCTGTTGCTCAGCTGCCAGTTGCTCGGCACAGCTCCTAAACCACGATCCCACAAGCATGACCAAAATACATACTGAGAACAAGGTGAATCTTAGCAAACTTTTTCTTTACTAAAGTCTCTTGTTATAAATTACACAAATAACTTTATAAACAAATCCCCCCCagcttgcattttctttaaagtaataACTTTATATcatacaaataaagaaatttcAAGTATGAAAAGTGCATTGCTGCAATAATACCTCTTTGCAAGTCCAAAAATCTTGGTTTAGAATAAAACTGTAAAGTGTAAAAAACGAGTAAAACAATCAGTGCTATCTATTCATTCAAGAAGTCCAACATCTTAAAAATGATGCTTAGTGTGTTGCAGAGGCAGATTTACATCTGAAAGCAACATGTAATCGAAAAGAAGCTATGGGTGTGTTCCTCACTTCGCTTTATTGAAACTTTTTCCCTAGTTTTCTTCACCTTTCCGGGCAGGAATTCCCTATACAAACAGTGCTGTTCTTGGATACCATCTGTTCTGCGCTGCTGCCATGTGCGCGGTTCAAAGTTCTTCATCTTCTTCGCGCACTCGCTTTAAACttcctgcaaaagcaaagaggaaggaagataCATCTGAAAACATCGGCTGCACAGGACCACAGGGCAGTTCTTGCCTTCTCACAGGGACTCTGCCCTTCAAAGACGCTCGCTTTTGGGACagccagctgctggcagcactgctCTTGCGTTTCTCCACATGGAAGAGAAGTTTTAGAAGCCACCATCATGCCACCATCATTTCCACTCCCTTTACACCTCCCCCAGCCTCTGTTTTCAGCCTTTAGCAGGGattgtgttgtggtttgagctgacgtagaatcagttttctgacttcatCCCAGTCTtgtctgagtaacttcattGTTTGAAAGCCAACTGCATGCTTTTCAAACAGGGTTTCTCTCTGGAAGCGATCACCCGGGGCacagggatgcagaaaggccattcCTAgggaaaccaaggccatcctcgagCTGGTGGAGCCGtaagggaaaggggaggaaaagggtcacagctgcagggagaggtgaCCCCAAATTGACTAGAGGATTCCATCCCTTAGACCTCACACTTGGCACAAAACAGAGATCATGAAGGTCTCTCTTCTTCGATGGCCAAAATCCACTGAAGACCtcgtctgtctgtttgcccctgatcTGGATCCACGCATTCCAGAATCCAattcctgagcccagctccctcccagcctcgGACCCTTCccctcgtgtctgctctgcagcgtTTGCGGTGACGTACGGTCACTGACAGCTGGGATGGGGGCACAATTTCATATATCAGAGATctatttta contains these protein-coding regions:
- the GNPNAT1 gene encoding glucosamine 6-phosphate N-acetyltransferase; the encoded protein is MMPVATVMPENTPMFDPTILHELDWSENKTMFSPAISPLDPGDGLVLRPLCTADLNRGFFKVLGQLTETGVASLEQFIKTFEHMKRSGDYYVTVVEDTNLGQIVATATLVIEHKFTHSCAKRGRIEDVVVSRECRGKQLGKLLMSTLTLLSKRLNCYKITLECLPKNVDFYKKFGYSVSEENYMFQRFFN